A region of the Fusobacteria bacterium ZRK30 genome:
ATATTCTTCCATTGCTGCTGCTACTTTTTTGGTAGTGACAACAGCTTCGACAACAGTTTTGGCTCCCGTAACTATATCTCCAGAAGCAAATATACCATCCTTTGTAGTGTGTCCGACTTCATCAATTAAAACAAGACCGGATTTATTTGTTTCTATATTTTCCTGAGTATTTGAGACAATATTATTTGCAGGGCTTTGACTTACAGCTATGATTATAGAGTCATATTGAATGAGAGTTTCAGAACCATCAATATTTATTAATTTATTATTATTATTATTATTATTATTATTATTATCTATACCCGATACAAGTTTTGTCTGGGTAACAATGATACCTTCATCGACTATTTCTTTGGGAGCTGTGTATAAACTGAATTGAACACCATCTTCCTCAGCTTCTCTAATTTCTGTCTTAGTTGCTTTCATATCTTCAATGCCTCTTCTATAAAGAACAGTTACTTTATCAGCTCCTAATCTTTTGGCAGTTCTGGCCGCGTCCATAGCAACATTCCCGGCACCGATTACAGCTACTTTTTGTCCTAAATCAAATGATCCTGGAGATTTTAGGTAGTTAATAGCATAATGAACATGTCCAAAGGTTTCGCCTTTTATTTTCAGAGGTCTTGGATTCCAAACCCCTGTACCGATAAAAACAGCATTATATCCATCCTCTAATAATTTTTCAACATTATTTACAGGGCCGATAAGATCGTTATACCTGATCTTGACTCCTAATTCTACTAGTCTTTTTTCTATAAGATCTAATCTGTCTTTGGGTAACCTGAATTCAGGGATTCCATACCTCAAAACTCCTCCCAATTTGGAGTGCTTTTCAAATATAGTAACTTTATAACCTTTTTTGGCAAGGATAAAAGCCAGGGTAATTCCTGAAGGTCCAGATCCGATTACAGCTATTCGGTCATCTAATTTAGTCTCTTGAGAAAAAATATTTTCATTCAGGTATTTTGTAGAAATTTCTTTTTCTATGGAAGGAAAATCAATGGGTTCACCCTTTATTCCTAAGATGCAGTTACCCATACAATTATCTTCATGGGGACAGACCATAGAACATATGAGGGAAAGCGGGTTATTTTCAAAAAGTATCTCTCCTGCTTTATCTAAGTCACCATTACGATATAGTTCTATTATTTGTGGGATAGCTGTGGATATAGGGCATCCGCTGCTGCATCTTGCATTTTTACAAGTTAAACACCTGTTAGCTTCCCTGGTTGTTTTATTATTTTTCATTTTTACCTCCTAAAGGTACAGACTTTATTATTTTTATTTTAACAAAGAAAAAAGGCTAACTGAACAGTCAGCCTTTTCTATAAAAATTTCTAGAATGTTACTTTTTCACCGTAGTAAACAGCTTTAAATAAGTTTTTCATCTCTTCTACAGATATCTCCCTTGGGTTTGTACCTGTACATGGATCTGCTACAGATGTTCTAGCGATCTCATCTAAGTTAGCCAAGAAGAACTCTTCTTCTACTCCAAATTCTTTTAATGAATGAGGCATATCCATCTGTTCTCTTAATTCTTTAACTAAGTTTACCAATGATTCTACTAATTCAGTTTCATTGTTTCCAGCTAATCCTATTGTTTTAGCTGCATGGGCATATTGTGCTTTTCCAACTTTATCTTTTGCATTGAATTCAATAGCATAAGAAAGGTAGATTGCATTGGCTAATCCATGGGCAATGTTTAATACCTTACCAGTTTTATGAGCCATTGAATGAACTATACCAAGGATAGCGTTTGAGAATGCCATTCCTGCTAAGTTTTGTGCAATATGCATATCTTTTCTAGACTGGTCCTCTCCATTGTAAGAGTTGATTAAAGTATCTGCGATCATCTCAATAGATTTCATTGCAAGTGCATCTGTAAATGGATTTCTAGCTTTAGAAACATAAGCTTCTAGTGCATGAGTTAATGCATCCATTCCTGTGTTTGCAACTAATCCCTTAGGCATTGTCTGTACTAAGTTAGTATCTACAATAGCTACATCTGGTGTGATGTTGTAGTCTGCGATTGGATATTTGATATTAGTTTCATTATCTGTGATTACAGAAAATGATGTAACTTCTGTAGCTGTACCACTTGTAGTAGGAACTGCTATAAATTTAGCCTTGTTTCTTAATTCTGGTAAGTTAAATGGTTTTGCAGCTTCTTCAAATGTGAATGTTGGGTGCTCATAGAAGATCCACATAGCTTTGGCAGCGTCGATTGGTGAACCTCCACCGATTCCTATTATTACATCTGGCTGAAATTTATTCATAGCTTCTACACCTTTCATAACAGTAGCGACTGAAGGGTCATTTTCTACACCTATAAATAATTCGCTCTCTATTCCAGCTGCTTTTAAATATTCAACAGCACTAGGTACTGTCCCGTCATTTACTAATCTTTGTGATCCTATAACGATAAAGGCCTTAGTTCCTTTAATAGTATTTAAGTGTGATAGTGCGTCCTCTCCGAAATATAGATCTCTTGGTATTGTAAATCTTTGCATATTTGTTTCCTCCTAAAATTCTTTAATATTTTCTACATGGGATTAGTATATATTAAAATTTTCAGAAAAAAAAGAAGGCACTTTTCGGTGGTGTAGTTACCAAAAGGTAGGAATTGGAGGATTAAAAGGCTTTAGATAGATGAAAAAATTATTTATTTTTTAGGAGCACAAGAGAATGTATAAAATATTGGGGCAAAAGATTTGTCAGATTGAAAAAAAGTGTATTATCTGATATAATTACCTTTAGAAAATTATAAAATAAAATAGAAAAATAAGGAATAAAAAATCATCTATAAAGAACAAAAATTTGATTTAATAGTGATTTTAATAAAAGGAGATAAAGATGGGAAAATTATTAAGAGGTTCAAGTAAAAATGCAAGGTTTTTTATAGTTGATACAAAGGATATAGTACAGGAAGCATTGGATATCCACAAATGCAGTCCTACAGCAATAAAAGCTTTTGGAAGATTTTTGACAGGAGCAGTTATGATGGGAGCTACTCTAAAGGGAGATGACCTATTAACTGTAAGAACGAACACTGATGGTTTATTAAAACAAATGTTAGCTACTACCGATGCTAATGGAAATGTAAAGGGATATCTCAGTGATCCGGAAGTTGACTTAGAGTTAAAAGATGGAGAAGTGCCTAAGGTTGGAGACTTAATAGGAAGAGGTTCATTAACTGTGATAAAAGATATGGGATTAAAAGAGCCATATGTAGGGGTATCACAAATAGTCAGTGGTGAAATTGGAGACGATATAGCTTATTATTACTATACGTCGGAGCAGACACCATCAGTAGTGGTCTTAGGAGTGTCGTTAGGTCCTGATATGAGGGTAAAAAATGCCGGAGGATATATGATTCAATTACTGCCGGATGCCAGCGAAAACTTTATTACAAAGTTAGAGGCTAAGGTAAAAGCTATGAGACCAATGACTGAATTATTAGCAGGTGGTATGAACTTAAAGAGGATAGCAAAATTAATCTATGAAGATATGGATTCACAGGATGAATTAGCACTGATTGAAGATTATAGTATCTATGAAGAAAAGAAGATATCTTATAAATGTAATTGTAATAAAGATAAGTTCTATAAAGGATTAATTACTATAAGAAGGGAAGAATTAGAGGAAGTATTTACAGAAAAACCTGAATTAGAGGTAGAGTGTCACTTCTGCAGAAAAAAATATTCATTCACAAAAGATGAATTATTAGGATAGATTTTAAGACTACTAAATTTAGTAGTCTTTTCTTTATATGATATAATAAATTAAAGTAAAAATAAAAGATTTTTTGACGCAGAATATGAAAGATTAACGTAGTTTCTCTTATATATTCAGTATGAATTTTTAATGACTAAAGAAATTAACTTGTGTTCAAAAAACTTAGAATTTTGGAGGTAAAGATGAAATTAGTAGATACACACTGTCATATAGACAGTGATAGATATGATGAGGATAGAGATAATATTTTAAAGGATATAGAAGAAAATTTACAATTTGCAGTAAATATCGGATATGATTTAGAATCTTCTAAAAGATCGATAGATTTGGCAGACAGATATGATTTTATGTATGCTGTGGTAGGAGTTCATCCTACAGATATAAATGGATATAACGATGAATTAGAGGAACAATTAGAGGCGTTAGCTAGTAATCCTAAGGTAGTTGCAATAGGTGAGATAGGGCTAGATTATCACTGGATGAAGGATGAAAAAGAGGAGCAGAAAGCTGTATTTCGAAAACAGTTGGAGATGGCTAAAAGAGTAGATAAACCAGTAGTTATCCATACCAGGGAAGCTACCCATGATACTCTAGAAATTTTAAAGGAATATCCTGAAATAAAAGGGATAGTTCATTGCTATCCGGGGTCTTATGAAAGTGCAGCAGAGATTATGGATAACTATTATTTTGGAGTAGGAGGAGTGATTACCTTTAAAAATGCTAAAAAACTTGTAGAAGCAGTATCGAAGATACCTTTGGACAAACTGGTAGTAGAAACAGATTCTCCATACCTGACTCCTACACCATTTAGAGGGAAGAGAAATCATCCTATCTATGTGGAACATATAGCCAGAAAGATAGCAGAGATAAAGGAAGTATCCTATGAGGAAGTAGTGAGAGTGACTACGGAAAATGCCAAGAAAATTTATGGAATATAAGTTTATTTTTACCAAGAAAGTTTAGTAATAGAATTAAATATTGAGAAAATCCTATTCATAGCAAAAAAAGAATTATGTGTAAATTATAAAGAATACGAGCTTGTATAAAAATATATTCCAGACATTATTTGTTATGAAAAAATAATTTTAGAATTAAAAGCCGTAAAAAAATATCAAATGAACACAAAGCACAGTTATTTTATTATTTAAAAGCTACAGGGTATAAACTTAGGTATATTAGTTAATTTTGGAAACTATCCTAAATTAGAATATTATAGAATTGTGCTCTAAAAATTTATGTGATAAGTGTTATTTGTAGTGAACAAAAAAGGAGAAAAAATATGAGTATATTAAAGTGTCCTGTATGTCAGGAGGAATTAAATAGAGTTGAAAAAAGTTATAGATGTAAAAATAATCATACCTTTGATATGGGGAAGCAAGGGTATGTGAATCTGCATATGTCCAACGAGAAGAGGAGTAAAAATCCCGGGGATGATAAGGAGATGATAGTCTCCAGAAAAAACTTTTTGGAGAAGGGGTACTATAAAAAAATATCAGAAACTTTGAATGGAAGGATAAAAAAGGAGATAGGCAATAAAAGTGGTATAAATATCTTAGACATAGGTTGCGGGGAGGGTTATTATACCAACCTTTTGAGAAACAGTCTGCAGGAGGAAAACACAGACTCCCATATCGTAGGAATAGATATATCTAAAGAGGGGATTATCCATGCTGCCAGAGCCTATAAGGGGATTGAATGGATTGTAGCAAGCGGGTCAAATCTTCCCGTTGCAAATGAATCACTGGATTATGTGATCTGTATGTTTAGTTATATAGATCCTTCTGAGTATAAAAGAGTACTAAAAAAAGGCGGAAAATTAATAACTGTCAGTACAGGAGAATACCATCTGGTGGAGATCAAAGAGGTGGTATACGACAAGCTGAAGATGGATTATTACAGACCTACCCAGGATATAGTAGATGGATACAGCCATGAAGAATTGATAAATGTGAGATATGAAACGAAATTAGAAGACGGTAAAGATATAAAAAGTTTATTTGATATGACTCCCTACAGGTGGAAAAGTCCCAAAGATGGAGTTGAAAGGCTGTTGAATTTATCTAAATTAAAGATAACGGTAGATGTGAATATAGATATTTTTGAAAAAAACTAAAATTAAAAATTGAACCACGAATTAAAGGAATTTACACAAATTTGCACAAAAATAAAGTATAAATGAGGAAAGGCAAAAAGACACAGAGTAAAATTTATTTTTTAATCAAAAAAGTTAAGAGATAGATTACGGAGTAATCTATCTCTTATATAAT
Encoded here:
- a CDS encoding NAD(P)-dependent oxidoreductase; the encoded protein is MKNNKTTREANRCLTCKNARCSSGCPISTAIPQIIELYRNGDLDKAGEILFENNPLSLICSMVCPHEDNCMGNCILGIKGEPIDFPSIEKEISTKYLNENIFSQETKLDDRIAVIGSGPSGITLAFILAKKGYKVTIFEKHSKLGGVLRYGIPEFRLPKDRLDLIEKRLVELGVKIRYNDLIGPVNNVEKLLEDGYNAVFIGTGVWNPRPLKIKGETFGHVHYAINYLKSPGSFDLGQKVAVIGAGNVAMDAARTAKRLGADKVTVLYRRGIEDMKATKTEIREAEEDGVQFSLYTAPKEIVDEGIIVTQTKLVSGIDNNNNNNNNNNKLINIDGSETLIQYDSIIIAVSQSPANNIVSNTQENIETNKSGLVLIDEVGHTTKDGIFASGDIVTGAKTVVEAVVTTKKVAAAMEEYILNLKK
- a CDS encoding iron-containing alcohol dehydrogenase; the protein is MQRFTIPRDLYFGEDALSHLNTIKGTKAFIVIGSQRLVNDGTVPSAVEYLKAAGIESELFIGVENDPSVATVMKGVEAMNKFQPDVIIGIGGGSPIDAAKAMWIFYEHPTFTFEEAAKPFNLPELRNKAKFIAVPTTSGTATEVTSFSVITDNETNIKYPIADYNITPDVAIVDTNLVQTMPKGLVANTGMDALTHALEAYVSKARNPFTDALAMKSIEMIADTLINSYNGEDQSRKDMHIAQNLAGMAFSNAILGIVHSMAHKTGKVLNIAHGLANAIYLSYAIEFNAKDKVGKAQYAHAAKTIGLAGNNETELVESLVNLVKELREQMDMPHSLKEFGVEEEFFLANLDEIARTSVADPCTGTNPREISVEEMKNLFKAVYYGEKVTF
- the hslO gene encoding Hsp33 family molecular chaperone HslO gives rise to the protein MGKLLRGSSKNARFFIVDTKDIVQEALDIHKCSPTAIKAFGRFLTGAVMMGATLKGDDLLTVRTNTDGLLKQMLATTDANGNVKGYLSDPEVDLELKDGEVPKVGDLIGRGSLTVIKDMGLKEPYVGVSQIVSGEIGDDIAYYYYTSEQTPSVVVLGVSLGPDMRVKNAGGYMIQLLPDASENFITKLEAKVKAMRPMTELLAGGMNLKRIAKLIYEDMDSQDELALIEDYSIYEEKKISYKCNCNKDKFYKGLITIRREELEEVFTEKPELEVECHFCRKKYSFTKDELLG
- a CDS encoding TatD family hydrolase is translated as MKLVDTHCHIDSDRYDEDRDNILKDIEENLQFAVNIGYDLESSKRSIDLADRYDFMYAVVGVHPTDINGYNDELEEQLEALASNPKVVAIGEIGLDYHWMKDEKEEQKAVFRKQLEMAKRVDKPVVIHTREATHDTLEILKEYPEIKGIVHCYPGSYESAAEIMDNYYFGVGGVITFKNAKKLVEAVSKIPLDKLVVETDSPYLTPTPFRGKRNHPIYVEHIARKIAEIKEVSYEEVVRVTTENAKKIYGI
- a CDS encoding methyltransferase domain-containing protein, producing MSILKCPVCQEELNRVEKSYRCKNNHTFDMGKQGYVNLHMSNEKRSKNPGDDKEMIVSRKNFLEKGYYKKISETLNGRIKKEIGNKSGINILDIGCGEGYYTNLLRNSLQEENTDSHIVGIDISKEGIIHAARAYKGIEWIVASGSNLPVANESLDYVICMFSYIDPSEYKRVLKKGGKLITVSTGEYHLVEIKEVVYDKLKMDYYRPTQDIVDGYSHEELINVRYETKLEDGKDIKSLFDMTPYRWKSPKDGVERLLNLSKLKITVDVNIDIFEKN